A genomic stretch from Lathyrus oleraceus cultivar Zhongwan6 chromosome 2, CAAS_Psat_ZW6_1.0, whole genome shotgun sequence includes:
- the LOC127120642 gene encoding adenine phosphoribosyltransferase 4 — MSAYTNQDPRLHGIKTKIRVVPNFPKSGIMFQDITTLLLDPKAFKDTIDLFVERYKGKNISVVAGIEARGFIFGPPIALAIGAKFVPLRKPKKLPGKVISQEYILEYGSDCLEMHVGAVEAGERAIVVDDLIATGGTLCAAMDLLERVGAEVVECACVIELPELKGRERLNGKALYVLVEYLDDI; from the exons ATGTCAGCTTACACAAACCAGGATCCTCGTCTTCACGGCATCAAAACTAAAATCCGTGTCGTCCCCAACTTTCCCAAATCCG GTATCATGTTCCAAGACATTACCACTCTGTTACTGGATCCCAAAGCTTTCAAAGACACCATCGACTTGTTCGTTGAACGATACAAAGGCAAAAACATTTCTGTTGTTGCAG GAATCGAAGCTCGTGGTTTCATTTTTGGTCCTCCCATTGCCCTTGCAATAGGAGCTAAGTTTGTACCATTGAGGAAACCAAAGAAGTTGCCTG GCAAAGTTATATCTCAAGAATATATTCTGGAATATGGAAGCGATTGTCTTGAAATGCATGTTGGAGCTGTTGAGGCTGGTGAACGTGCTATTGTTGTGGATGATTTGATTGCCACCGGTGGAACACTCTGTGCCGCAATGGATTTACTTG AACGTGTTGGAGCAGAGGTGGTGGAGTGCGCATGTGTAATTGAATTGCCAGAACTAAAG GGTCGTGAACGATTGAATGGGAAGGCATTGTACGTGTTGGTGGAATACTTGGATGATATATGA